A window of the Gorilla gorilla gorilla isolate KB3781 chromosome 8, NHGRI_mGorGor1-v2.1_pri, whole genome shotgun sequence genome harbors these coding sequences:
- the TLX1 gene encoding T-cell leukemia homeobox protein 1 isoform X2, whose protein sequence is MEHLGPHHLHPGHAEPISFGIDQILNSPDQGGCMGPASRLQDGEYGLGCLVGGAYTYGGGGSAAGAGAGGAGAYGTGGPGGPGGPGGPGGPAGGGGCSMGPLTGSYNVNMALAGGPGPGGGGGSSSGAGALSAAGVIRVPAHRPLAGAVAHPQPLATGLPTVPSVPAMPGVNNLTGLTFPWMESNRRYTKDRFTGHPYQNRTPPKKKKPRTSFTRLQICELEKRFHRQKYLASAERAALAKALKMTDAQVKTWFQNRRTKWR, encoded by the exons ATGGAGCACCTGGGTCCGCACCACCTCCACCCGGGCCACGCAGAGCCCATTAGCTTCGGCATCGACCAGATCCTCAACAGCCCGGACCAGGGTGGCTGCATGGGGCCCGCCTCGCGCCTCCAGGACGGAGAATACGGCCTTGGCTGCTTGGTCGGAGGCGCCTACACTTACGGCGGCGGGGGCTCCGCGGCCGGGGCGGGGGCTGGAGGCGCGGGGGCCTATGGTACTGGAGGTCCCGGCGGCCCCGGAGGCCCCGGCGGCCCCGGAGGCCCGGCAGGCGGCGGCGGCTGCAGCATGGGTCCTCTGACCGGCTCCTACAACGTGAACATGGCCTTGGCGGGCGGCCCCGGtcctggcggcggcggcggcagcagcagcggtGCCGGGGCACTCAGCGCTGCGGGGGTGATCCGGGTGCCGGCACACAGGCCGCTCGCCGGAGCCGtggcccacccccagcccctggccaccGGCTTGCCCACCGTGCCCTCTGTGCCTGCCATGCCGGGCGTCAACAACCTCACTGGCCTCACCTTCCCCTGGATGGAGAGTAACCGCAGATACACAAAGGACAGGTTCACAG GTCACCCCTATCAGAACCGGACGCCCCCCAAGAAGAAGAAGCCGCGCACGTCCTTCACACGCCTGCAGATCTGCGAGCTGGAGAAGCGCTTCCACCGCCAGAAGTACCTGGCCTCGGCCGAGCGCGCCGCCCTGGCCAAGGCGCTCAAAATGACCGATGCGCAGGTCAAAACCTGGTTCCAGAACCGGCGGACAAAGTGGAG GTAA
- the TLX1 gene encoding T-cell leukemia homeobox protein 1 isoform X1 → MEHLGPHHLHPGHAEPISFGIDQILNSPDQGGCMGPASRLQDGEYGLGCLVGGAYTYGGGGSAAGAGAGGAGAYGTGGPGGPGGPGGPGGPAGGGGCSMGPLTGSYNVNMALAGGPGPGGGGGSSSGAGALSAAGVIRVPAHRPLAGAVAHPQPLATGLPTVPSVPAMPGVNNLTGLTFPWMESNRRYTKDRFTGHPYQNRTPPKKKKPRTSFTRLQICELEKRFHRQKYLASAERAALAKALKMTDAQVKTWFQNRRTKWRRQTAEEREAERQQANRILLQLQQEAFQKSLAQPLPADPLCVHNSSLFALQNLQPWSDDSTKITSVTSVASACE, encoded by the exons ATGGAGCACCTGGGTCCGCACCACCTCCACCCGGGCCACGCAGAGCCCATTAGCTTCGGCATCGACCAGATCCTCAACAGCCCGGACCAGGGTGGCTGCATGGGGCCCGCCTCGCGCCTCCAGGACGGAGAATACGGCCTTGGCTGCTTGGTCGGAGGCGCCTACACTTACGGCGGCGGGGGCTCCGCGGCCGGGGCGGGGGCTGGAGGCGCGGGGGCCTATGGTACTGGAGGTCCCGGCGGCCCCGGAGGCCCCGGCGGCCCCGGAGGCCCGGCAGGCGGCGGCGGCTGCAGCATGGGTCCTCTGACCGGCTCCTACAACGTGAACATGGCCTTGGCGGGCGGCCCCGGtcctggcggcggcggcggcagcagcagcggtGCCGGGGCACTCAGCGCTGCGGGGGTGATCCGGGTGCCGGCACACAGGCCGCTCGCCGGAGCCGtggcccacccccagcccctggccaccGGCTTGCCCACCGTGCCCTCTGTGCCTGCCATGCCGGGCGTCAACAACCTCACTGGCCTCACCTTCCCCTGGATGGAGAGTAACCGCAGATACACAAAGGACAGGTTCACAG GTCACCCCTATCAGAACCGGACGCCCCCCAAGAAGAAGAAGCCGCGCACGTCCTTCACACGCCTGCAGATCTGCGAGCTGGAGAAGCGCTTCCACCGCCAGAAGTACCTGGCCTCGGCCGAGCGCGCCGCCCTGGCCAAGGCGCTCAAAATGACCGATGCGCAGGTCAAAACCTGGTTCCAGAACCGGCGGACAAAGTGGAG ACGGCAGACTGCGGAGGAACGGGAGGCCGAGAGGCAGCAAGCGAACCGCATCCTCCTGCAGTTGCAGCAGGAGGCCTTCCAGAAGAGCCTGGCACAGCCGCTGCCCGCTGACCCTCTGTGCGTGCACAACTCGTCGCTCTTCGCCCTGCAGAATCTGCAGCCGTGGTCTGACGACTCGACCAAAATCACTAGCGTCACGTCGGTGGCGTCGGCCTGCGAGTGA